Proteins from one Bacteroides zhangwenhongii genomic window:
- a CDS encoding pectate lyase, which produces MCALLMLPCSLNAQLKGYPIPDRSKVPAFPGADGAGKYTTGGAGGAVYTVTSLADDGSKGTLRWAINQKGPRTIVFAVSGIIELQKSLKVNNGDLTIAGQTAPGDGICLKNYTFSIQADNVIIRFIRSRMGVDIKQKGDDAMNGTKAHQNIIIDHCSMSWSTDECATFYDNRNFTLQWCIISESLANSIHEKGAHGYGGIWGGQGASFHHNLLAHHTNRTPRLCGSRYTGKPEEEKVDLFNNVIYNYGSDGAYAGEGGSYNFINNYYKPGPFSATKGSYKRLFTAYADDGKNNNKAGVHGVFYFDGNYMDPTCSNLTDKQKEALYKVNRDNAYGLVIKKEFAPEDEVLSSKIFDIAERTSLQPAKKAYKDVLEFAGASYRRDAVDQRIVEETKKGKYTYEGSHGSTNGMIDQPKDVGGWPEYKTTAAPADTDGDGMPDEWEKKNGLNPNDPADGAVYGLSKEYTNLEVYMNSLVNHLFPQK; this is translated from the coding sequence TCTGTTGATGCTGCCTTGCTCTCTCAATGCACAATTAAAGGGCTATCCAATTCCCGACCGCTCCAAAGTCCCCGCCTTTCCCGGAGCCGATGGAGCCGGTAAATACACCACAGGCGGTGCCGGTGGCGCAGTCTACACCGTCACCTCCTTAGCCGATGACGGTTCGAAGGGAACACTCCGCTGGGCTATCAATCAAAAAGGTCCGCGTACCATTGTTTTCGCGGTCAGCGGGATCATTGAACTCCAGAAATCATTGAAAGTGAATAACGGAGACCTGACTATTGCCGGTCAGACAGCGCCGGGCGATGGTATATGTCTGAAGAACTACACATTCTCCATTCAAGCGGACAACGTGATTATCCGTTTTATCCGTTCACGTATGGGAGTTGACATCAAGCAAAAAGGCGACGATGCCATGAACGGAACGAAAGCGCATCAGAATATCATTATCGACCACTGCTCCATGAGTTGGAGCACGGACGAATGCGCCACATTCTATGACAACCGCAACTTCACCCTCCAATGGTGTATCATCAGCGAAAGCCTTGCCAACTCCATACATGAAAAAGGAGCACACGGCTACGGAGGTATATGGGGCGGTCAAGGAGCTTCTTTCCACCACAATCTGCTGGCACACCACACCAACCGCACACCGCGTCTCTGCGGAAGCCGCTATACCGGCAAGCCGGAAGAAGAAAAGGTAGACCTGTTCAATAACGTGATATACAATTACGGCAGTGACGGAGCATACGCGGGAGAAGGCGGTTCGTACAACTTCATCAACAACTACTACAAGCCGGGGCCTTTCAGCGCCACCAAAGGTTCTTACAAACGCCTGTTCACCGCATACGCCGATGACGGAAAGAACAATAATAAAGCCGGAGTTCACGGAGTGTTCTATTTTGACGGCAACTATATGGATCCTACCTGCTCCAACCTGACAGACAAACAAAAGGAAGCTCTCTACAAAGTGAACCGGGACAATGCTTACGGACTGGTTATCAAAAAGGAATTCGCGCCCGAAGACGAGGTTCTCTCTTCCAAAATATTCGATATAGCCGAACGCACCTCATTGCAACCTGCCAAGAAAGCGTACAAGGATGTTCTCGAATTCGCCGGAGCTTCTTATCGCCGTGACGCGGTAGACCAACGCATCGTGGAAGAAACAAAGAAAGGGAAGTATACTTACGAAGGTTCTCACGGCAGCACCAACGGAATGATCGACCAACCGAAAGATGTAGGCGGATGGCCAGAATATAAAACAACCGCCGCACCTGCCGACACAGACGGTGACGGTATGCCTGACGAATGGGAGAAAAAGAACGGATTGAATCCGAATGATCCTGCTGACGGGGCGGTTTATGGACTTAGCAAAGAATACACCAATCTGGAAGTCTACATGAACAGCCTGGTCAATCACTTGTTTCCTCAAAAGTAA
- a CDS encoding hybrid sensor histidine kinase/response regulator transcription factor — MIKKTLISVILLLAVVFTAHTQQHCFFTHYSTEDGLSQNTVMNILQDHKDNLWFATWDGINRFDGYTFKTYKARQGDYISLTNNRVDRMYEDCYGFLWLLTYDNRVHRFDPRTETFEQVPAAGEEGSTFNVHTIEVMPNGTVWLLTDNDGAIRILTHPEENNRLTWDIYSGKSELFPSFHVFKVYQDKAGNDWLLTDNGLGLIRPGTREPVSYFTETKGKNGGMNQAFYAAQENDGHIRFASDHGRIWSYRKEGGDFTLFELPTKSRITSIHEVAPDQTVVTTDSDGFFTYHLKTKAAVHYSSLTCKALPDRPILSAYVDRSSEVWFEQEEPGVVAHFNPATGVVTREQILIEYSNPERSRPAFHIFEDVNGFLWVHPYGGGFSFFDRQKGRLVPFYNELGSHDWRFSNKIHSAFSDKQGNLWLCTHSKGLEKVTYRNVPFSMMIPVLHEHESLHNEVRALCEDKLGNLWVGLKDGMLRLYDVRRTYKGYLTENGTVSTTGTPMRGTAYFVIQDSKGIIWIATKGDGLIRAESTSPDGMSYKLTRYLHQEDDMYSLSDNNVYCVYEDHHGRIWVATFGGGVNYITEDKDRKTLFINHRNNLKGYPIDPCYKARFITSDNNGRLWVGTTTGAIAFDENFEKPEEVEFHHFSRVPNDTQSLSNNDVHWIIPTQNKELYLGTFGGGLNKLVSIDKDGHAKFESYSVQDGLSSDILLSIREDHKRNLWISTENGLCKFSPSEERFESFDERSITFPVRFSEAASTLTAKGSMLFGASGGVFIFNPDSIHKSSYVPSIVFSKLTVANEDVVPGDGSLLKVDIDDTDRLVLSHDENIFSIHFAALDYTNPQNVQYSYILDGFEKQWTFADKQRSVTYTNLPKGKYVLRVRSTNSDGVWVENERALDIVILPSFWETPVAYVMYVLFVLIIILVAVYILFTIYRLKHEVSVEQQISDIKLRFFTNISHELRTPLTLIAGPVEQVLKNDKLSADAREQLVVVERNTSRMLRLVNQILDFRKIQNKKMKMQVQRVDVVLFVRKVMDNFEAVAEEHRIDFLFETEKEHLYLWVDADKLEKIVFNLLSNAFKYTPNGKMITIFIREDEEIVSIGVQDQGIGIAENKKKSLFVRFENLVDKNLFNQASTGIGLSLVKELVEMHQATISVDSRLGEGSCFKVDFLKGKEHYDKEVEFILEDTDAPMEMGQVVDLANSSIQSERLVADAEEVGTASSVVEEQETEEGNAKELMLLVEDNQELRVFLRSIFASNYRVVEAADGMEGWSKALKYVPDIIISDVMMPEKNGIEMTRELRADMTTSHIPIILLTAKTTIESKLEGLEYGADDYITKPFSATYLQARVENLLSQRKKLQSFYRENLLNIPVADSNGSLSGVSTTSETAVGSTSETQKNDVDGQVPEVPVMSPNDRKFMDKLVELMEKNMDNGELVVDDLVSELAVSRSVFFKKLKTLTGLAPIEFIKEMRMKRAVQLIETGEFNMTQISYMVGINDPRYFSKCFKAQVGMTPTEYRDKKLGK; from the coding sequence ATGATAAAGAAAACCTTAATTTCCGTAATTCTATTGTTGGCTGTCGTATTCACGGCACATACACAGCAACATTGCTTCTTTACCCACTATTCTACAGAGGACGGATTGTCGCAGAACACGGTCATGAACATCCTTCAGGACCATAAAGACAATTTGTGGTTTGCTACTTGGGATGGTATCAACCGTTTTGACGGATACACTTTCAAGACCTATAAGGCACGCCAGGGAGATTACATCAGTCTGACCAATAACAGGGTGGACCGTATGTATGAGGATTGTTACGGTTTCCTCTGGCTGCTGACATACGATAACCGTGTCCATCGCTTCGATCCCAGAACGGAGACTTTCGAGCAAGTGCCCGCTGCGGGAGAAGAGGGGAGTACGTTCAATGTACATACCATTGAAGTAATGCCGAACGGGACTGTCTGGTTGCTGACCGACAATGACGGAGCGATCCGTATCCTGACCCATCCCGAAGAAAATAACCGCCTGACATGGGATATTTACTCCGGCAAGTCGGAATTGTTCCCTTCTTTCCATGTTTTTAAAGTCTATCAGGATAAAGCGGGAAACGATTGGCTGTTGACGGATAACGGATTGGGCTTGATTCGTCCCGGCACGCGGGAACCTGTTTCCTACTTTACGGAGACAAAAGGAAAGAACGGTGGCATGAACCAGGCTTTTTATGCGGCGCAGGAGAATGACGGACACATCCGTTTCGCTTCCGATCATGGACGCATCTGGTCTTATCGGAAAGAAGGTGGCGACTTTACATTGTTTGAACTGCCTACGAAGAGCCGCATCACCTCCATTCACGAAGTCGCTCCGGATCAGACGGTGGTCACAACGGACTCGGATGGTTTCTTTACCTATCATCTGAAGACGAAAGCTGCCGTACATTATTCTTCTCTGACTTGCAAAGCGTTGCCCGACCGTCCGATTCTTTCGGCCTACGTAGACCGTTCTTCTGAAGTCTGGTTTGAACAGGAAGAACCGGGTGTCGTGGCTCATTTCAACCCGGCAACAGGAGTAGTCACCCGCGAACAGATTCTGATTGAATACAGTAATCCCGAACGTTCGCGTCCGGCTTTCCACATTTTTGAGGACGTGAACGGTTTCCTCTGGGTACATCCGTACGGTGGCGGTTTCTCTTTCTTCGACCGGCAAAAAGGGCGTCTGGTTCCTTTCTATAATGAGTTGGGCAGTCACGACTGGCGTTTCTCCAATAAGATTCATTCGGCTTTTTCTGATAAACAAGGCAACCTATGGCTTTGTACCCACTCCAAAGGATTGGAAAAGGTGACATATCGCAATGTTCCCTTTTCGATGATGATTCCCGTATTGCACGAGCATGAATCGCTGCATAACGAGGTGCGTGCTTTGTGCGAAGATAAGTTGGGTAACCTGTGGGTGGGGTTGAAAGACGGTATGCTCCGTCTGTATGATGTCCGCAGAACGTACAAAGGTTATCTGACGGAGAACGGTACTGTCTCTACCACCGGTACTCCGATGAGGGGAACCGCTTATTTCGTCATTCAGGATTCAAAAGGTATCATCTGGATTGCGACGAAAGGTGACGGACTGATCCGTGCCGAGTCCACCTCTCCAGACGGTATGTCCTACAAGCTGACCCGCTATCTTCATCAGGAGGATGATATGTACAGTTTGAGTGATAATAACGTGTATTGTGTGTACGAAGACCATCACGGGCGTATTTGGGTAGCTACTTTTGGCGGAGGTGTCAATTATATCACGGAGGACAAGGACCGGAAGACTTTGTTTATCAATCATCGTAATAATCTGAAAGGTTATCCTATCGACCCTTGCTATAAGGCTCGCTTTATTACTTCCGACAATAACGGCCGCCTGTGGGTGGGGACTACTACGGGGGCTATCGCTTTCGACGAGAACTTTGAAAAACCGGAAGAGGTGGAGTTCCATCATTTCTCCCGTGTGCCGAACGACACGCAAAGTTTGAGCAACAATGACGTGCATTGGATTATCCCCACTCAAAATAAGGAACTTTATCTGGGAACATTCGGCGGCGGTCTCAACAAGCTGGTATCTATCGACAAAGACGGTCATGCTAAATTCGAGTCCTATTCGGTGCAGGATGGGCTTTCTTCGGATATTTTGCTTTCCATCCGTGAGGACCATAAACGGAATCTATGGATCAGTACGGAGAACGGGCTTTGCAAGTTCAGTCCGTCGGAAGAACGCTTCGAGAGTTTTGATGAACGCAGCATTACTTTTCCGGTGCGTTTCAGTGAGGCGGCCTCTACGCTGACTGCCAAAGGGAGTATGCTTTTCGGTGCCAGTGGCGGTGTCTTTATTTTCAATCCGGATTCTATCCACAAAAGCAGCTATGTTCCGTCTATCGTATTCTCCAAGTTGACGGTAGCCAATGAAGACGTCGTACCCGGAGACGGCTCGTTGCTGAAAGTGGATATTGATGATACAGACCGGTTAGTGCTTTCGCATGACGAGAACATCTTTTCCATTCATTTTGCGGCATTGGACTACACCAATCCGCAGAATGTGCAGTATTCATATATACTGGACGGTTTTGAAAAGCAGTGGACGTTTGCCGACAAGCAGCGGAGTGTGACTTATACGAATCTTCCGAAAGGGAAATATGTGCTCCGTGTCCGTTCTACCAACAGCGACGGGGTGTGGGTGGAGAACGAACGTGCGTTGGATATAGTGATTCTTCCTTCATTTTGGGAGACTCCTGTGGCGTATGTGATGTATGTACTCTTTGTTTTGATTATTATCCTCGTGGCTGTTTATATTCTGTTCACGATCTATCGGTTGAAGCATGAGGTATCGGTAGAGCAGCAGATCTCGGATATTAAGTTGCGCTTCTTTACGAATATTTCCCACGAACTGCGTACGCCGCTTACGTTGATAGCCGGACCGGTGGAGCAGGTGCTGAAGAATGATAAGTTGTCGGCCGACGCACGGGAGCAGTTGGTGGTGGTAGAAAGGAATACCAGTCGGATGCTTCGTCTCGTCAACCAGATATTGGACTTCCGCAAGATTCAGAACAAGAAGATGAAGATGCAGGTGCAGCGTGTGGATGTCGTGCTGTTCGTCCGTAAGGTGATGGATAACTTCGAGGCTGTCGCCGAAGAGCACCGGATTGATTTCTTGTTTGAGACGGAAAAGGAACATCTTTATCTTTGGGTGGATGCGGATAAGCTGGAGAAGATTGTGTTTAACTTGCTTTCCAATGCTTTTAAATATACGCCGAACGGGAAGATGATTACGATTTTTATCCGTGAGGATGAAGAAATCGTTTCCATCGGTGTACAGGATCAAGGTATCGGTATAGCCGAGAACAAGAAGAAATCGCTGTTTGTCCGTTTTGAGAATCTGGTGGATAAGAATCTTTTCAATCAGGCGAGCACGGGTATCGGGCTCTCGCTGGTGAAGGAACTCGTAGAGATGCATCAGGCTACTATCAGTGTTGATAGCCGTTTGGGAGAGGGCAGTTGTTTCAAAGTGGATTTCCTGAAAGGGAAAGAACATTACGATAAAGAGGTTGAGTTTATCCTCGAAGATACCGACGCTCCGATGGAAATGGGGCAGGTGGTGGATTTGGCAAATTCCTCCATTCAGTCCGAAAGGTTGGTTGCGGACGCGGAGGAGGTGGGGACCGCTTCTTCTGTGGTAGAAGAACAGGAAACGGAAGAGGGAAACGCTAAGGAACTGATGTTATTAGTGGAGGATAATCAAGAGTTGCGGGTATTTTTGCGTAGCATATTCGCTTCGAATTATCGGGTGGTGGAGGCTGCCGATGGTATGGAAGGATGGAGCAAGGCGTTGAAGTACGTACCGGATATTATTATCAGCGATGTCATGATGCCGGAGAAGAATGGTATCGAGATGACACGTGAACTCCGGGCGGATATGACGACCAGCCATATACCTATTATCTTGTTGACGGCCAAGACTACGATCGAGAGTAAACTGGAGGGGTTGGAATATGGCGCGGATGATTACATAACGAAGCCTTTCAGTGCGACTTATTTGCAGGCGCGTGTGGAGAACTTGCTGTCGCAGCGAAAGAAGTTGCAGAGTTTCTATCGGGAGAATTTGCTGAATATACCGGTTGCGGACTCGAACGGTAGTTTGTCCGGTGTATCCACAACGTCCGAAACGGCTGTCGGGAGTACCTCCGAAACACAAAAGAACGATGTGGACGGACAGGTGCCGGAGGTTCCGGTGATGTCTCCCAATGATCGTAAGTTTATGGATAAGTTGGTCGAACTGATGGAAAAGAATATGGATAACGGAGAGTTGGTTGTCGACGATCTGGTCAGTGAACTGGCAGTCAGCCGTTCGGTATTCTTTAAGAAACTGAAGACCTTGACGGGACTGGCGCCTATTGAGTTTATAAAGGAGATGCGTATGAAGCGTGCCGTGCAGTTGATAGAGACGGGTGAGTTTAATATGACGCAGATTTCGTATATGGTGGGTATTAATGATCCGCGATATTTCAGCAAGTGTTTCAAAGCGCAAGTGGGGATGACACCGACTGAATATAGAGATAAGAAACTGGGAAAATAG